The Myxococcus xanthus genome contains the following window.
GGACACCTCGACGTATACGTACCTCCTGGCCGACGAGGCCACGGGCGCCGCCGCGCTCATCGACCCGGTGCTGGAACAGACGGAGCGCGACCTGAAGCTCCTCCGGGAGCTGGGCCTCACGTTGTCCGTGGTGCTGGAGACGCACGTCCACGCCGACCACGTCACCGGCGCGGGTGTACTCCGCGAGCGGACAGGCGCCACCGTGGTGGCCTCCAGCCGCGGCGCGCCCTGCGTGGACCGGACGGTGAACCATGGAGACATCGTGCGCGTGGGCGGCCTCGAAGTCCGTGTCCTCGAGACGCCCGGCCACACCGACGACAGCCTGAGCTTCCTCTGTGAGCGCCGCCTCTTCACCGGGGACGCGCTGCTCATCCGCGGCACCGGAAGGACGGACTTCCAGAACGGCGACCCGGGCCAACTCTACGACGCCATCACCCGCGTCCTCTTCACCCTTCCCGACGACACGGCGGTCTACCCCGGCCACGACTACGCCGGGCACGCCATGTCCACGGTGGGCGAGGAGAAGCAGCACAACCCCCGGCTGGCTGGACGCACGCGCGCGGACTTCATCGTCTTGATGAACGCGCTCCAGCTCCCACCTCCCCGGAAGCTGGACGTGGCCGTCCCCGCCAACCGGGCCTGCGGACACACGCCGCCCTCACCTTCCCTCCAGGCCTGAAGTCACGCGGAGCCCCCATGCATCCTCTCTGCGACAACGCCGCGCCCCATCCCGCGGGCTACCGCGACGTGGAGGTGGGACAGCTCGCGGCGTTCCTGCCCTCCGAGCTCACGCTGGTCGACGTGCGTGAGGCCGCCGAGCTCGACGGTATCCTGGGCCACGTCGCGGGCATCCGGCACGTCCCCCTGGCCACGGTGCCGGACGTTGTCGACGCCTGGCCGCGTGACACGGACGTGGTGATGATCTGCCGCTCCGGGGCG
Protein-coding sequences here:
- a CDS encoding MBL fold metallo-hydrolase, whose product is MLFRQLFDADTSTYTYLLADEATGAAALIDPVLEQTERDLKLLRELGLTLSVVLETHVHADHVTGAGVLRERTGATVVASSRGAPCVDRTVNHGDIVRVGGLEVRVLETPGHTDDSLSFLCERRLFTGDALLIRGTGRTDFQNGDPGQLYDAITRVLFTLPDDTAVYPGHDYAGHAMSTVGEEKQHNPRLAGRTRADFIVLMNALQLPPPRKLDVAVPANRACGHTPPSPSLQA